From the Malus domestica chromosome 17, GDT2T_hap1 genome, one window contains:
- the LOC103425937 gene encoding peroxidase 3-like has translation MGSTRFSGILVSCLLVIIGLSEAQLQLGFYAKNCPNAEKIVKDYVEEHIHNSPSLAAALIRLHFHDCFVRGCDASILLNSTSSNQAEKDAPPNLTLRGFDFIDRIKSRLEAQCPGIVSCADTIALAARDSIVATGGPTWKVPTGRRDGVIARRADALANIPPPTSNFSNLQRTFANTGLDLKDLVLLSGAHTIGVSHCSSFSNRLYNFTGVGDQDPALNTQYAANLKANKCKTPTDNTTIVEMDPGSVRTFDLSYYTLLLKRRGLFQSDAALTTSSTTYNYIHQLLKGSLQNFYDEFGKSMEKMGRANVKTGSAGEIRKQCSVVNS, from the exons ATGGGGTCGACTCGATTTTCTGGGATTTTGGTTTCATGTCTTTTGGTGATCATAGGCCTCAGTGAGGCTCAGTTGCAACTGGGTTTCTATGCCAAGAACTGCCCGAATGCAGAGAAGATTGTGAAAGACTACGTCGAGGAGCACATCCACAACTCACCCTCACTTGCAGCTGCTCTCATAAGGTTGCACTTCCATGATTGCTTTGTCAGG GGTTGTGATGCATCTATTCTTCTGAACTCGACTTCAAGTAACCAAGCTGAAAAAGATGCTCCCCCAAATCTAACCCTCAGAGGGTTTGACTTCATCGACAGAATAAAGAGCCGACTTGAAGCTCAATGCCCTGGAATAGTTTCTTGCGCAGACACTATTGCTTTGGCAGCAAGAGATTCTATTGTTGCAACA GGAGGTCCAACTTGGAAGGTTCCAACAGGTAGAAGAGATGGGGTGATCGCAAGGAGGGCAGATGCCTTAGCCAACATTCCACCCCCAACTTCCAACTTCAGCAATCTCCAAAGAACTTTTGCCAACACGGGTCTTGATTTGAAGGACTTGGTCTTGCTATCTG GTGCTCACACAATTGGGGTCTCTCATTGCTCATCATTTTCAAACCGCCTTTACAATTTCACCGGAGTGGGTGACCAGGACCCCGCTTTGAACACCCAATACGCAGCGAATCTCAAGGCCAACAAGTGCAAAACTCCAACTGATAACACCACAATTGTTGAGATGGACCCTGGAAGCGTCAGGACTTTTGACCTAAGCTACTACACACTTTTGCTCAAAAGGCGAGGGCTCTTCCAATCCGATGCTGCTTTGACAACCAGCTCAACAACTTATAATTATATCCACCAGCTGCTCAAAGGTTCACTGCAGAACTTCTACGATGAGTTTGGAAAGTCTATGGAGAAAATGGGTCGGGCTAACGTTAAGACTGGATCGGCTGGCGAGATTAGGAAGCAATGTTCAGTTGTGAATAGCTAG